In one Polynucleobacter sp. JS-JIR-5-A7 genomic region, the following are encoded:
- a CDS encoding dihydroneopterin aldolase, which produces MHAILSHPALADCRRLFLRDYEIYINIGVHDFEKKAEQRVILNIDLYIPLDMNTPTNDQLDEVVDYDFMRETIKARASKGHIHLQETFCDDIVTAMLLHPKVLAACVSTAKPDVYPDCHSVGVEVFRIKSA; this is translated from the coding sequence ATGCACGCTATTCTTTCTCATCCTGCCCTCGCTGATTGCCGCCGTTTATTTTTGCGGGATTACGAGATCTACATCAATATCGGCGTCCATGATTTTGAGAAGAAGGCAGAGCAACGCGTGATTTTAAATATCGATTTGTATATTCCGCTGGATATGAATACACCAACAAATGATCAATTGGATGAAGTAGTAGATTATGACTTCATGCGTGAGACCATTAAGGCGCGAGCCTCTAAGGGCCATATCCATCTGCAAGAAACCTTTTGCGACGATATCGTGACCGCGATGTTATTGCACCCCAAGGTCCTGGCTGCGTGCGTAAGCACTGCTAAGCCCGACGTTTACCCGGACTGCCATTCAGTAGGGGTTGAGGTGTTTCGGATTAAATCAGCATAG